A genomic window from Methylorubrum extorquens includes:
- a CDS encoding glycosyltransferase → MTLTLLALVALALALLPAGLAAVNLAILRSPEPTSSDGLVSILIPARNEAAVIEGTVRAALASRGVPVEVIVGDDHSTDATAEIVTRLARTDPRLRLISVPALPEGWTGKNHACTALSEAARGERLLFLDADVTLAPEGAAALAAHAVRSGADLVSGVPRQVMETLGERLTVPMIDFLLLGYLPIALMRASPRTALGAACGQMILIARDAYAATGGHGAIRTSLHDGVRLPRLFREQGLRTDLVAGHALAACRMYRDFPQSWAGFSKNAHEGMATPAALPVWTVLLFGGHILPWLVLAAALVLGAGTPAVLAAAAVLVSLATRAAITQRVAEPLATILLHPATVGTALAIQWNVLLRPGRAGRAVWKGRSYAVGGAPKPQRDPG, encoded by the coding sequence ATGACACTCACCCTCCTCGCGCTCGTAGCCCTTGCGCTGGCCCTGCTCCCGGCGGGCCTCGCGGCGGTCAACCTCGCGATCCTGCGCAGCCCCGAACCCACGTCGAGCGACGGGCTCGTCTCGATCCTGATACCCGCCCGCAACGAGGCCGCGGTGATCGAGGGTACGGTGCGGGCCGCACTCGCGAGCCGCGGCGTCCCGGTCGAGGTCATCGTCGGCGACGACCACTCGACCGACGCGACCGCCGAAATCGTTACGCGCCTCGCCCGCACCGATCCGCGCCTGCGGCTGATTTCCGTGCCCGCCCTGCCCGAGGGCTGGACCGGCAAGAACCACGCCTGCACCGCCCTCTCCGAGGCGGCGCGCGGCGAGCGCCTGCTGTTCCTCGATGCCGACGTAACGCTGGCGCCCGAGGGCGCGGCGGCGCTGGCCGCCCATGCCGTCAGGAGCGGTGCCGATCTCGTCAGCGGCGTGCCCCGGCAGGTGATGGAGACCCTGGGCGAGCGCCTGACCGTGCCGATGATCGATTTCCTGCTGCTCGGCTACCTGCCGATCGCCCTGATGCGCGCCTCGCCCCGCACCGCGCTCGGCGCCGCCTGCGGGCAGATGATCCTGATCGCGCGCGACGCCTATGCCGCCACCGGCGGCCACGGCGCGATCCGCACTTCGCTGCACGATGGCGTGCGCCTGCCGCGGCTGTTCCGCGAGCAGGGCTTACGCACCGATCTCGTCGCGGGCCACGCGCTCGCCGCCTGCCGGATGTACCGGGATTTTCCCCAGAGCTGGGCCGGCTTCTCGAAGAACGCGCATGAGGGCATGGCGACGCCCGCCGCACTCCCGGTCTGGACGGTGCTGCTGTTCGGCGGCCATATCCTGCCCTGGCTCGTTCTCGCCGCCGCCCTGGTGCTGGGCGCCGGTACGCCCGCCGTCTTGGCCGCGGCCGCCGTCCTCGTCTCGCTCGCCACGCGGGCGGCGATCACGCAGCGGGTTGCCGAGCCGCTCGCGACGATCCTCCTGCACCCCGCCACCGTCGGCACGGCGCTCGCGATCCAGTGGAACGTGCTGCTGCGCCCGGGACGGGCCGGCCGGGCGGTATGGAAGGGGCGCAGCTACGCGGTGGGCGGAGCGCCGAAGCCGCAGCGGGATCCGGGCTGA
- a CDS encoding adenine deaminase C-terminal domain-containing protein, whose product MTAQPLTRFTVAPLAQMTRRLADVAAGRAEPDLVITGARVLSTYSERILPDREIWIAGGRIAAVKPAGHHRGAAPRYDARGGLIAPGLVDPHLHIESSMVTACAYAEAALINGTTTIVCDSHEIGNVLDVNGVEWMLEDARAAPLNIFLTVPSTVPATTPDLETAGGDLTAEKIGALFDAWPEAIGLGEKMDFVAVAAGDERAHAIIRAALERGRPVSGHVYGRDFVAAYAASGVTDTHEAVDADIADDLLEAGLWIFLRGGPPTTPWHSLPKAIGTVTEYGAAWKRVCACSDDRDADDLLAFGLDWVVREAVARGIPKPAAWAMGSLHGATRYGLDGEVGGLGGGRRADLVLLNDDLVPQATWYGGVQVVEDRKPTPRLEEALARPYRYPAPAYATVRLPDPVPALIPALPPAPCTVNAIRTTLPGIELTHERVALTPGADWAATLAAHDLCHVAVVERHGRSGGVAHGLLSAFGLKRGAVASSVGHDSHNVVVAGLNEADMRVALDAIAGHQGGVCVVEEGQVVAMVTLPVAGLLSDKRVGAVADEVKALKRAWERAGCSIPYMGFNLIPLAVIPQIRITDKGVVLVPEMRPVPLFEAA is encoded by the coding sequence ATGACCGCCCAACCCCTCACTCGCTTCACCGTCGCGCCCCTGGCCCAAATGACGCGGCGCCTCGCCGACGTCGCCGCAGGCCGCGCCGAGCCCGATCTGGTGATCACCGGCGCACGGGTGCTCTCGACCTATTCCGAGCGCATCCTGCCCGACCGCGAGATCTGGATCGCGGGCGGGCGCATCGCTGCGGTGAAGCCGGCGGGCCACCATCGCGGCGCCGCCCCACGCTACGACGCGCGCGGCGGCCTGATCGCGCCGGGGCTGGTCGATCCGCATCTGCACATCGAGAGCAGCATGGTGACGGCCTGCGCCTATGCCGAGGCCGCGCTGATCAACGGCACCACCACGATCGTCTGCGACAGCCACGAGATCGGCAACGTGCTCGACGTGAACGGCGTGGAATGGATGCTGGAGGATGCCCGCGCGGCGCCCCTCAATATCTTCCTGACCGTGCCGAGCACGGTGCCCGCCACCACGCCGGATCTCGAGACCGCGGGCGGCGACCTGACGGCGGAGAAGATCGGCGCCCTGTTCGATGCGTGGCCCGAGGCGATCGGGCTCGGCGAGAAGATGGATTTCGTCGCGGTGGCCGCCGGGGACGAGCGGGCGCACGCCATCATCCGCGCCGCGCTGGAACGGGGCCGCCCGGTCTCGGGTCACGTCTACGGCCGTGACTTCGTGGCGGCCTACGCCGCGAGCGGCGTCACCGACACCCACGAGGCGGTGGATGCCGACATTGCCGACGACCTTTTGGAGGCAGGCCTCTGGATCTTCCTGCGCGGGGGGCCGCCTACCACGCCCTGGCACTCGCTGCCGAAGGCGATCGGCACCGTCACCGAGTACGGCGCCGCCTGGAAGCGGGTCTGTGCCTGCAGCGACGATCGCGACGCCGACGACCTCCTCGCCTTCGGCCTCGACTGGGTGGTGCGCGAGGCGGTGGCGCGCGGCATTCCGAAACCCGCCGCCTGGGCGATGGGCTCGCTGCACGGGGCCACCCGCTACGGCCTCGACGGCGAGGTCGGCGGCCTCGGCGGCGGGCGCCGGGCCGACCTCGTGCTCCTGAACGACGATCTCGTCCCGCAGGCGACGTGGTACGGCGGTGTGCAGGTTGTGGAGGACCGTAAACCGACGCCGCGGCTCGAAGAGGCGCTGGCCCGGCCCTACCGCTACCCGGCGCCGGCCTACGCCACGGTCCGCCTGCCCGATCCCGTTCCCGCGCTGATCCCGGCGCTGCCGCCCGCGCCCTGCACGGTCAACGCGATCCGCACCACGCTGCCGGGCATCGAGCTGACGCATGAGCGCGTCGCGCTCACCCCCGGCGCGGATTGGGCGGCGACGCTCGCCGCGCACGATCTCTGCCACGTCGCGGTGGTCGAGCGGCACGGCCGCTCCGGCGGCGTCGCCCACGGGCTGCTCTCGGCCTTCGGCTTGAAGCGCGGCGCGGTGGCGAGCAGCGTCGGCCACGATTCGCACAACGTCGTCGTCGCGGGGCTGAACGAAGCCGACATGCGGGTGGCTCTCGACGCCATCGCCGGGCATCAGGGCGGCGTCTGCGTCGTCGAGGAGGGCCAAGTCGTCGCGATGGTGACGCTGCCGGTGGCGGGCCTCCTCTCCGACAAGCGCGTGGGCGCGGTGGCGGACGAGGTCAAGGCGCTCAAGCGCGCCTGGGAGCGGGCCGGCTGCAGCATCCCCTATATGGGCTTCAACCTGATCCCGCTCGCGGTGATCCCGCAGATCCGCATCACCGACAAGGGCGTGGTGCTGGTGCCGGAGATGCGCCCGGTGCCGCTGTTCGAGGCGGCTTGA
- a CDS encoding lysophospholipid acyltransferase family protein produces MVRAKPLPPERSAPLWRFMAAYFDRFVRRHLNALRLARWGVPASITDAAPLVIYANHPSWWDAAVLVVATDRLFPGRESFAPIEAAMLEKYGIFRKMGAFPVDLDSARGGAQFLSASRAILARPDRVLWITAQGRFADVRTRPLGLKPGVARLAEIAPEATFLPLAVEYAFWDERGAEAFLAFGAPLTSAELLGLPRPERLARMEAALTATLDRLSGDVIARDSARFETLLAGRRGVGGVYDGWRRFAALLTGRRFEPGHRDGDAEETRTR; encoded by the coding sequence ATGGTACGGGCGAAACCGCTGCCGCCCGAGCGCTCGGCCCCGCTCTGGCGGTTCATGGCCGCTTATTTCGACCGCTTCGTCCGGCGCCATCTGAACGCCCTGCGCCTCGCGCGCTGGGGCGTTCCGGCCAGCATCACCGACGCGGCGCCGCTGGTGATCTACGCCAACCATCCTTCGTGGTGGGATGCGGCGGTCCTGGTCGTGGCCACCGACCGGCTGTTTCCGGGGCGCGAGAGCTTCGCGCCGATCGAGGCCGCGATGCTGGAGAAGTACGGCATCTTCCGGAAGATGGGCGCCTTCCCCGTCGATCTCGACAGCGCGCGGGGCGGCGCGCAATTCCTGTCCGCCTCCCGTGCGATCTTGGCGCGACCCGACCGCGTCCTCTGGATCACCGCGCAGGGGCGCTTCGCCGACGTGCGGACCCGCCCCCTCGGGCTGAAGCCCGGCGTCGCGCGGCTCGCGGAGATCGCGCCCGAGGCGACCTTCCTGCCGCTTGCCGTGGAATACGCCTTCTGGGACGAGCGCGGGGCGGAAGCCTTCCTCGCCTTCGGCGCGCCGCTCACCTCCGCCGAACTGCTCGGACTGCCCCGCCCCGAGCGTCTCGCCCGGATGGAGGCGGCGCTGACCGCGACCCTCGACCGGCTCTCGGGCGACGTGATCGCCCGCGACTCCGCCCGGTTCGAGACGCTGCTGGCGGGTCGGCGCGGGGTCGGCGGCGTGTATGACGGCTGGCGGCGGTTCGCGGCCCTGCTGACCGGCCGCCGCTTCGAGCCGGGGCACCGGGACGGCGACGCCGAGGAGACGCGGACCCGATGA
- a CDS encoding MFS transporter, producing the protein MRPAQIVPLVVATALFMENTDSTVIATALPAIAASLGVDPIALKLALTAYLVSLAIFIPVSGWAADRYGARNVFRAALCVFMAGSLACAAANSLTGFVAARFVQGVGGAMMVPVGRLVILRSVPKSELVGALAYLTIPALIGPILGPPLGGFITTYADWRWIFFINIPIGLAGIVLATLYFGDIREETRPPLDVTGFLLSGGGLALLMLGFAATGRHLLPDGVSWGCMAGGLALIGLYLRHAKRTEHPLIRLDLLKHDTFRAAVTGGSLFRIGTGAIPFLLPLMLQIGFGLDPLHSGLITFAAAAGALLIKIVGPRILRAYGFRRVMVTNALVAAAFLAANGLFTVETPHWIIVGVLLLGGCVRSLQFTCVNAIAYADLESREMSAATSLASVAQQLSLSLGVSIGALALEGAAAWHGHAGIEAGDFSLAFLGVALVSAGSFFVFRRLAPDAGAEVSGQRRVAAAVPTPADGSPQSLAPVTPQPAPEPGRPSA; encoded by the coding sequence ATGCGTCCCGCCCAGATCGTCCCCCTCGTCGTCGCCACCGCTTTGTTCATGGAGAACACCGACTCGACGGTGATCGCCACGGCCCTGCCGGCGATCGCGGCGAGCCTCGGCGTCGATCCGATCGCCCTCAAGCTGGCGCTCACGGCCTATCTCGTGAGTCTGGCGATCTTCATTCCGGTTTCGGGCTGGGCCGCCGACCGCTACGGCGCCCGCAACGTCTTTCGCGCCGCCCTGTGCGTGTTCATGGCCGGCTCGCTCGCCTGCGCCGCCGCGAACTCGCTCACCGGCTTCGTCGCCGCCCGCTTCGTGCAGGGGGTCGGCGGGGCGATGATGGTGCCGGTCGGCCGCCTCGTGATCCTGCGCTCGGTGCCGAAATCCGAACTCGTCGGGGCGCTGGCCTACCTCACGATTCCGGCGCTGATCGGCCCGATCCTCGGGCCGCCGCTCGGCGGCTTCATCACCACTTATGCCGACTGGCGCTGGATCTTCTTCATCAACATCCCGATCGGGCTCGCCGGCATCGTGCTCGCGACCCTGTATTTCGGCGACATCCGCGAGGAGACGCGCCCGCCGCTCGACGTGACGGGCTTCCTGCTCTCGGGCGGCGGGCTCGCCCTGCTGATGCTGGGCTTTGCCGCGACCGGGCGCCATCTCCTGCCGGACGGCGTCTCCTGGGGCTGCATGGCCGGCGGCCTCGCGCTCATCGGGCTCTACCTGCGCCACGCCAAGCGCACCGAGCACCCGCTCATCCGCCTCGACCTACTCAAGCACGACACCTTCCGCGCGGCGGTGACGGGGGGAAGCCTGTTCCGCATCGGCACGGGCGCCATCCCCTTCCTGCTGCCGCTGATGCTGCAGATCGGCTTCGGGCTCGATCCCCTGCATTCCGGGCTCATCACCTTCGCCGCGGCGGCCGGCGCCCTTCTCATCAAGATCGTCGGCCCGCGCATCCTGCGGGCTTATGGCTTCCGCCGGGTGATGGTGACGAACGCGCTGGTCGCCGCCGCCTTTCTCGCCGCCAACGGGCTGTTCACGGTCGAGACCCCGCACTGGATCATCGTCGGCGTGCTGCTGCTCGGCGGCTGCGTGCGCTCGCTGCAATTCACCTGCGTCAACGCCATCGCCTATGCCGATCTCGAATCGCGGGAGATGAGCGCGGCCACGAGTCTGGCCAGCGTCGCGCAGCAATTGTCCCTGAGCCTCGGCGTCTCCATCGGCGCCCTGGCGCTGGAGGGCGCCGCCGCCTGGCACGGCCATGCCGGGATCGAGGCGGGGGATTTCTCCCTCGCCTTCCTTGGGGTGGCTCTGGTCTCGGCGGGCTCGTTCTTCGTGTTCCGGCGGCTGGCGCCGGATGCCGGCGCGGAGGTCTCGGGTCAGCGACGGGTCGCTGCGGCCGTGCCGACACCCGCTGACGGCTCGCCTCAGAGTCTTGCCCCTGTTACGCCGCAGCCCGCGCCGGAGCCCGGCCGCCCGTCCGCTTGA
- a CDS encoding RlmE family RNA methyltransferase, whose amino-acid sequence MSDRRGGTGGLRGDLKQRVKTGRGRTLSQKRWLERQLNDPYVARAKREGYRSRAAFKLLEIDERFKLLKPGQRIVDLGAAPGGWSQVAARILGESGRIVGIDLLEIEPMPGATFITLDFLDPSAPERLTELLGGRADLVLSDMAANTTGHKKTDHLRIIGLAETAAAFAREILAPGGAYLAKVFQGGTEGDLLTELKRDFAVVRHVKPQASRADSSELYVLATGFRGETGAGDAVDEDG is encoded by the coding sequence ATGAGCGACCGGCGAGGCGGGACAGGCGGCCTGCGCGGCGACCTGAAGCAGCGGGTGAAGACCGGCCGCGGGCGCACCCTCTCCCAGAAGCGTTGGCTGGAACGCCAGCTCAACGACCCCTACGTCGCCCGCGCCAAGCGCGAGGGCTACCGCTCCCGCGCGGCGTTCAAGCTTCTCGAAATCGACGAGCGCTTCAAGCTCTTGAAGCCCGGCCAGCGGATCGTCGATCTCGGCGCGGCGCCCGGCGGCTGGTCGCAGGTGGCGGCGCGGATCCTCGGCGAGAGCGGCCGCATCGTCGGCATCGATCTGCTCGAGATCGAGCCGATGCCGGGGGCGACCTTCATCACCCTCGACTTCCTCGATCCCTCCGCCCCCGAGCGCCTGACCGAGCTGCTGGGCGGGCGGGCCGACCTCGTCCTGTCCGACATGGCCGCCAACACCACCGGCCACAAGAAGACCGACCACCTGCGCATCATCGGTCTGGCCGAGACCGCCGCCGCCTTCGCCCGCGAGATCCTGGCGCCGGGCGGGGCCTACCTCGCCAAGGTGTTCCAGGGCGGCACCGAGGGCGACCTGTTGACCGAGCTGAAGCGCGACTTCGCGGTCGTGCGCCACGTCAAGCCGCAGGCGAGCCGGGCGGACTCGAGCGAGCTCTACGTGCTGGCCACCGGCTTCCGCGGTGAGACCGGCGCAGGGGATGCGGTGGACGAAGACGGCTGA
- a CDS encoding DUF4440 domain-containing protein has protein sequence MADDTLEATTRTDAGERTVAACLSEAGKVLLRWAETVGTRNVDAVLALYAPDAILVPTMSDDVRGREADRRRYFEIFLDNDGMSCGVTVQKQRVSRKLGTVVIGGLYTFQIRRNGEETVVPARFLFTFEEIDGRWLITGHHSSKAIEDV, from the coding sequence ATGGCGGATGACACGCTGGAGGCCACTACGCGGACGGATGCGGGGGAGCGGACGGTCGCCGCCTGCCTGTCCGAGGCGGGCAAGGTGCTGTTGAGATGGGCCGAGACCGTCGGAACCCGCAACGTCGATGCAGTGCTCGCGCTCTACGCCCCCGACGCCATCCTCGTGCCGACGATGTCGGACGACGTCCGGGGCCGCGAGGCTGATCGTCGGCGCTACTTCGAGATCTTTCTCGACAATGACGGCATGAGTTGCGGCGTGACCGTGCAGAAACAGCGGGTGAGCCGAAAGCTCGGCACCGTCGTGATCGGTGGGCTCTACACCTTCCAGATCCGCCGCAATGGCGAGGAGACGGTGGTGCCGGCCCGGTTTCTCTTCACCTTCGAGGAAATCGACGGGCGTTGGCTGATAACAGGACACCATTCCTCAAAAGCGATCGAGGATGTCTGA
- a CDS encoding DoxX family protein: MFGSAQNGILLAARLLIASALLPTGVARALNVSGFAVTLAGAGCPAPNAVATAAVIVQVFGPLAVILGVMPRLTGLAMAGFVAGMAALLHPFWLHAGAAAVTERSFLFADLGLAGAFLMYAMTGPGAWSWRGIFNSGEAPAPVRTPAKVAAKAPARPKSGGVKRTGGRAPARAAA; the protein is encoded by the coding sequence GTGTTCGGTTCAGCCCAGAACGGCATCCTTCTCGCCGCCCGCCTCCTCATAGCCTCGGCCCTGCTGCCGACCGGCGTGGCGCGCGCACTCAACGTCTCCGGCTTCGCGGTGACGCTGGCGGGCGCCGGCTGTCCCGCCCCCAACGCGGTCGCGACGGCGGCGGTGATCGTACAGGTGTTCGGGCCGCTCGCGGTGATCCTCGGCGTGATGCCGCGGCTCACCGGGCTCGCCATGGCCGGTTTCGTCGCCGGCATGGCCGCCCTGCTGCACCCGTTCTGGCTCCACGCCGGGGCCGCCGCGGTGACCGAGCGCAGCTTCCTTTTTGCGGATCTCGGGCTGGCCGGCGCCTTCCTGATGTACGCGATGACCGGCCCCGGCGCCTGGAGCTGGCGCGGGATCTTCAACTCGGGCGAGGCTCCGGCGCCCGTACGCACCCCTGCCAAGGTGGCGGCCAAGGCGCCCGCGCGGCCTAAGTCCGGCGGCGTCAAGCGGACGGGCGGCCGGGCTCCGGCGCGGGCTGCGGCGTAA
- a CDS encoding Ppx/GppA phosphatase family protein yields MRDESAAAVSARPTADPQTSREGARTVTGGRPIESFPPRYETGRHGRRDAYAALDLGTNNCRLLVAEPTPNGFRVIDAFSRIVRLGEGLGNSNRLTEAAIERTVEALRICRGKMKSRAVARSKVIATEACRLAVNGAEFVARVRAEVGLDLEIVDRQTEAYLAVTGCAALADPRAESVVIFDIGGGSTEIAWLDGAAANPSTDPTLRIRAWDSLPVGVVTLAERHGGTEVTRRTFEGMVEEVGDLISPFAIRAAAAATAPYFHLLGTSGTVTTLAAMHLRLARYERRRVDGLWMSDDEVGDAIEDLLDTRLEQRADNPCIGRDRADLVLAGCAILEAIRRVFPSERLRIADRGLREGLLMNMMREDGVWRRGRYR; encoded by the coding sequence ATGAGGGATGAGAGCGCCGCCGCCGTGTCGGCCCGCCCCACCGCCGACCCGCAGACATCGCGGGAGGGCGCCCGCACGGTCACGGGCGGACGCCCGATCGAGAGCTTCCCCCCCCGCTACGAGACCGGTCGTCACGGCCGCCGCGACGCCTATGCCGCGCTCGATCTCGGCACCAACAATTGCCGCCTGCTGGTCGCCGAGCCGACGCCCAACGGCTTCCGGGTGATCGACGCCTTCTCCCGCATCGTCCGGCTCGGCGAGGGGCTGGGCAATTCCAACCGCCTCACCGAGGCGGCGATCGAGCGCACGGTGGAGGCCCTGCGCATCTGCCGCGGCAAGATGAAGTCCCGTGCGGTGGCCCGCTCCAAAGTGATCGCCACCGAAGCGTGCCGGCTTGCCGTCAACGGTGCCGAGTTCGTGGCGCGGGTGCGCGCCGAGGTCGGGCTCGACCTCGAGATCGTGGATCGGCAGACGGAGGCCTATCTCGCCGTGACCGGCTGCGCCGCGCTCGCCGACCCGCGGGCGGAATCGGTCGTGATCTTCGACATCGGCGGCGGCTCCACCGAGATCGCATGGCTCGACGGGGCGGCGGCCAACCCCTCGACCGACCCCACCTTGCGCATCCGCGCCTGGGATTCCCTGCCCGTTGGCGTGGTGACGCTGGCCGAGCGCCACGGCGGCACCGAGGTGACGCGGCGGACCTTCGAGGGCATGGTCGAGGAGGTCGGCGACCTCATCTCCCCCTTCGCGATCCGCGCTGCGGCGGCGGCCACCGCCCCCTATTTCCACCTGCTCGGCACCTCGGGCACCGTGACCACGCTCGCCGCCATGCATCTGCGGCTCGCCCGCTACGAGCGGCGCCGGGTCGATGGCCTATGGATGAGCGACGACGAGGTCGGCGACGCGATCGAGGATCTGCTCGACACCCGCCTCGAACAGCGCGCCGACAACCCCTGCATCGGCCGTGACCGGGCCGACCTCGTGCTCGCCGGCTGCGCCATCCTGGAGGCGATCCGCCGGGTGTTCCCGTCCGAGCGCCTGCGCATCGCCGACCGGGGTCTGCGCGAGGGCCTGCTCATGAACATGATGCGCGAGGACGGCGTCTGGCGTCGCGGGCGGTATCGGTAG
- a CDS encoding DUF3313 domain-containing protein, protein MPLRSNLRPGVSRLALAAALLAGLAGCGDVVLTDGGALSRRDQFVASDAVASESKLFIDPTLPQTVRTVRIVPTVFSEAVSGPGLSPVERRLIANAADRALCYDLSLRYDVVSSGRADLTVRSAVTRVDLTNVPASGATVAATTAISVAGQVGVGFANTIGRIPVPRVPIGLGSLTIESEALDTRNRQRAAMIWAGAANSFTNQARFSAASDAYDLAGEFGQDFGSYLATGKDPFKGELQLPTYDRIRITTLGEAPLDPDCEAFGRAPGFDGILADMIGLPPEWTDKGPGVSAAR, encoded by the coding sequence ATGCCCCTGCGGTCGAACCTTCGTCCCGGCGTTTCCCGTCTCGCGCTCGCCGCCGCCCTGCTCGCCGGGTTGGCCGGCTGCGGCGACGTGGTGCTCACCGACGGCGGCGCCCTCTCGCGCCGCGACCAGTTCGTGGCCAGCGACGCCGTCGCCTCCGAATCCAAGCTGTTCATCGATCCGACCCTGCCGCAGACGGTACGCACCGTGCGCATCGTGCCGACGGTCTTCTCCGAGGCCGTCTCCGGCCCCGGCCTGTCGCCGGTGGAGCGGCGCCTGATCGCCAACGCCGCCGACCGGGCGCTCTGCTACGACCTCTCGCTGCGCTACGACGTGGTGTCGTCGGGGCGCGCCGACCTCACGGTGCGCTCGGCGGTGACCCGGGTCGATCTCACCAACGTGCCGGCCTCCGGCGCGACCGTCGCCGCCACGACGGCGATTTCGGTGGCCGGCCAGGTCGGCGTCGGCTTCGCCAACACGATCGGCCGGATTCCGGTGCCGCGGGTGCCGATCGGGCTCGGCAGCCTGACCATCGAATCCGAGGCGCTCGACACCCGCAACCGCCAGCGCGCGGCGATGATCTGGGCGGGCGCGGCCAACTCCTTCACCAACCAAGCCCGCTTCTCGGCCGCCAGCGACGCCTACGATCTGGCCGGCGAGTTCGGCCAGGATTTCGGCTCCTACCTCGCTACCGGCAAGGATCCGTTCAAGGGCGAGCTGCAGTTGCCCACCTATGACCGGATCCGCATCACCACGCTCGGCGAAGCGCCCCTCGACCCGGATTGCGAGGCCTTCGGCCGGGCGCCCGGCTTCGACGGCATCCTGGCCGACATGATCGGTCTGCCGCCGGAATGGACCGACAAGGGTCCGGGCGTCTCGGCGGCACGCTGA
- a CDS encoding phytoene desaturase family protein: MSQGSSVAVVGSGLGGLASACVAAARGHRVTVYDKNDWMGGKAAVLHEGGFRFDMGPTILTVPRVLERIFSEAGRSVHDYMDLRRLDPQWRCFFDDGSRVDLIEDVDAMAASMDRFAPGQGVGDGYKKFIAVSEHLHGVSERFFFWKAVQDLFDTIDIRANMNPGTLRDVLSLRMHATVASTIRGKVKDARLAQMLDHFVQYVGSSPYGAPAVLCAIAHMQTAEGVWYPMGGTRAVAEGLMRLATELGATMKPADEVLGLDIAAGQLRGLRTRDGITPYDAVISNMDSVRTYRELVGGEVGKTYEKKSFEPACSGVVLYLGLNKRYEHLNHHDFVFSRDPEEEFDFIYRKGEPAPDPTAYLAAPSSTDPSVAPEGGEALYVLVHTPYLRPHHDWSKMFPAYRRTILEKLKRTGGMPDLEERIVVERHLTPQDIHDRYKVLNGAIYGLASHGRMMGAFKPGNRSREVRGLYLAGGAAHPGPGMPMVMMSGWIAADALDQDLRGSGEPELRKTA; the protein is encoded by the coding sequence ATGAGCCAGGGTTCTTCGGTCGCGGTCGTCGGAAGCGGGCTCGGTGGGTTGGCCTCAGCCTGCGTGGCGGCCGCGCGCGGCCATCGCGTCACGGTCTACGACAAGAACGACTGGATGGGCGGCAAGGCGGCGGTTCTGCACGAGGGCGGCTTCCGCTTCGACATGGGCCCGACCATCCTCACCGTGCCCCGCGTGCTGGAGCGCATCTTCTCCGAGGCCGGGCGCTCGGTGCACGATTACATGGATCTGCGCCGCCTCGACCCGCAATGGCGCTGCTTCTTCGATGACGGCTCGCGCGTCGACCTGATTGAGGACGTGGACGCCATGGCCGCCTCCATGGACCGGTTCGCGCCCGGCCAAGGGGTGGGCGACGGCTACAAGAAGTTCATCGCGGTCTCCGAGCATCTGCACGGCGTCTCGGAGCGGTTCTTCTTCTGGAAGGCGGTGCAGGATCTGTTCGATACGATCGACATCCGCGCCAACATGAACCCCGGTACGCTCCGCGATGTGCTGTCTCTGCGCATGCACGCCACCGTCGCGAGCACGATCCGCGGCAAGGTGAAGGATGCGCGGCTTGCCCAGATGCTCGACCACTTCGTGCAGTATGTCGGCTCCTCGCCCTATGGTGCGCCGGCGGTGCTCTGCGCCATCGCCCACATGCAGACGGCCGAAGGCGTGTGGTACCCGATGGGCGGCACCCGCGCGGTCGCCGAGGGGCTGATGCGGCTCGCCACCGAACTCGGCGCCACGATGAAGCCCGCCGACGAGGTGCTGGGCCTCGACATCGCCGCGGGCCAGCTCCGCGGCCTGCGCACCCGCGACGGCATCACGCCTTACGACGCCGTGATCTCCAATATGGATTCGGTGCGCACCTACCGCGAACTCGTCGGCGGCGAGGTCGGCAAAACCTACGAGAAGAAATCCTTCGAGCCGGCCTGCTCCGGCGTGGTGCTCTATCTCGGGCTGAACAAGCGCTACGAGCACCTGAACCACCACGATTTCGTCTTCTCCCGCGACCCAGAGGAGGAGTTCGACTTCATCTACCGCAAGGGCGAGCCGGCCCCCGACCCGACCGCCTATCTCGCTGCCCCCTCCTCCACCGATCCGAGCGTGGCGCCGGAGGGCGGCGAGGCGCTCTACGTCCTCGTCCATACGCCGTATCTGCGGCCGCACCACGATTGGTCGAAGATGTTTCCGGCCTATCGCCGGACGATCCTGGAGAAGCTCAAGCGCACCGGCGGCATGCCGGACCTCGAGGAGCGCATCGTCGTCGAGCGTCACCTTACCCCGCAGGACATCCACGACCGCTACAAGGTGCTCAACGGCGCGATCTACGGGCTGGCCTCGCACGGGCGGATGATGGGCGCGTTCAAGCCCGGCAACCGCTCGCGGGAGGTGCGCGGCCTTTACCTCGCGGGCGGCGCCGCCCATCCGGGGCCGGGCATGCCGATGGTGATGATGTCCGGCTGGATCGCCGCCGACGCCCTCGATCAGGATCTGCGCGGCAGCGGGGAACCGGAGCTGCGCAAGACCGCCTGA